Proteins co-encoded in one Hymenobacter swuensis DY53 genomic window:
- a CDS encoding acyltransferase family protein, which yields MNLSTQPVAEKAPLQHLTYQELDILHALRGFCAFYVVIFHAKFILWSGGRQYLQVHPRATWGALDYLAFGADMLSSAGYEMVIFFFVLSGFFIRYAQLRKHRKPVAFYINRIVRIYPPFLFASVLAAVGLWCVARGIPVAVAADNGRELNTTLAEAWHELSTLNLGGVVRTLGFLQVNKVYIGYNDVYWSLLPEAIFYLAVPLAFWRIWVYYGLSIAIHAVGLLWTQHGPLNPFIDYLLTFNFYFAVGAMFYDAVVRTPWLTWARRVPGWLLLLLMGALFGALLLLAVLKLKPISGLVATLLAVLSMTTLLAGKVSAQNPLIRGLHKLGVFSFSLYLYHFPLLLLCYGGLVYLTGETVFYARYYWLALPLVTLVAYALYWVTERASVNYFRKV from the coding sequence GTGAATCTTTCTACCCAACCGGTGGCCGAAAAGGCCCCTTTGCAGCACCTTACCTATCAGGAGCTAGATATTCTGCATGCATTGCGGGGCTTCTGCGCTTTTTATGTGGTGATTTTTCACGCCAAATTTATCCTGTGGTCGGGAGGGCGGCAGTACCTACAGGTGCATCCCCGAGCCACCTGGGGGGCGCTGGATTATCTGGCTTTTGGGGCCGATATGCTCAGCTCGGCCGGTTACGAAATGGTGATTTTCTTTTTCGTGCTGTCGGGCTTTTTTATCCGGTACGCGCAACTGCGTAAGCACCGGAAACCGGTGGCGTTTTACATCAACCGAATCGTGCGGATCTACCCACCGTTCCTGTTCGCCTCAGTACTGGCGGCTGTGGGGCTGTGGTGCGTGGCGCGTGGCATTCCGGTGGCAGTAGCTGCGGATAATGGCCGTGAGCTGAACACCACCCTAGCAGAAGCTTGGCATGAGCTGAGTACGCTAAACCTGGGCGGCGTGGTCCGGACGCTAGGTTTTTTGCAGGTTAATAAGGTGTACATCGGCTACAACGACGTGTACTGGTCGTTGCTGCCGGAGGCCATTTTCTACCTGGCCGTTCCCTTGGCGTTCTGGCGGATCTGGGTATACTACGGCCTTTCAATAGCTATACATGCGGTGGGCCTGCTCTGGACCCAGCACGGTCCGCTGAACCCGTTCATCGATTACCTGCTGACGTTCAACTTTTACTTCGCGGTAGGGGCCATGTTCTACGATGCGGTGGTACGCACGCCCTGGCTGACGTGGGCCCGCCGGGTGCCCGGTTGGTTGCTGCTGCTGCTGATGGGTGCTCTGTTTGGGGCCTTGTTGCTGCTGGCCGTGCTGAAGCTCAAGCCTATTTCCGGACTGGTGGCTACGCTGCTGGCCGTGCTGAGCATGACCACACTGCTGGCCGGCAAAGTCTCCGCGCAGAATCCGCTGATTCGGGGCTTGCACAAACTGGGTGTATTTAGCTTTTCGCTGTACCTCTACCATTTTCCGCTGCTGCTGCTCTGCTACGGCGGCCTAGTGTACCTCACGGGTGAAACCGTGTTCTATGCCCGCTATTACTGGCTGGCTCTGCCGCTGGTAACACTGGTGGCCTACGCCCTGTACTGGGTTACGGAGCGGGCTTCTGTGAATTATTTCCGCAAAGTATAA
- a CDS encoding M20/M25/M40 family metallo-hydrolase produces the protein MQLLQALCQISAPSGHEAPLTEYLLDYIRTHQAGWRIQPTVLAGGEFQDCIILVFGKPRTTVFAHLDSIGFTVRYGRQLVRIGGPNVETGYRLVGRDLQGEIDCTLVVDEETGALSYDFHRDVERGTELTFYCDFRETQTTVQSCYLDNRLGVWNALRLCETLEDGIVAFSCWEEHGGGSVAYLAKYIYKTYGVRQALISDITWVTEGVRPGQGVAISLRDSLIPRRSYVERIRCIAEAAGIPHQLEVESSGGSDAKELQHGAQPWDWCFIGAPEDNVHSPHEIVDKRDISSMLALYQVLMQQL, from the coding sequence ATGCAGCTTTTACAAGCCCTTTGTCAGATTTCCGCGCCTTCCGGTCACGAAGCTCCACTTACGGAATACTTACTTGACTACATCCGGACGCATCAGGCCGGCTGGCGCATCCAGCCAACCGTACTGGCGGGGGGAGAGTTCCAGGATTGCATTATTCTGGTATTCGGAAAGCCCCGTACGACTGTGTTTGCCCACCTTGACAGTATAGGCTTTACGGTCCGCTACGGTCGGCAGCTTGTGCGCATCGGTGGCCCTAACGTAGAAACCGGCTACCGGTTGGTGGGGCGGGATTTGCAAGGTGAAATCGACTGCACCTTGGTGGTGGATGAGGAAACCGGAGCGCTTAGCTACGACTTTCACCGTGACGTGGAGCGAGGCACGGAGCTAACGTTTTACTGTGACTTTCGGGAAACTCAAACAACGGTGCAAAGCTGCTACCTCGATAACCGCCTAGGCGTCTGGAACGCGCTGCGCCTGTGCGAAACCCTCGAAGACGGCATTGTGGCCTTCAGTTGCTGGGAGGAGCACGGCGGGGGCTCAGTAGCGTATCTGGCAAAATACATCTACAAAACCTACGGGGTGCGGCAGGCCCTAATTTCGGACATCACCTGGGTAACAGAAGGCGTGCGACCCGGCCAGGGCGTGGCTATTTCCCTGCGCGACTCCCTAATTCCGCGCCGCAGCTACGTGGAGCGCATCAGGTGTATTGCCGAGGCCGCCGGCATCCCGCACCAGCTGGAAGTGGAAAGCAGCGGCGGCTCCGATGCCAAAGAGCTGCAGCACGGTGCCCAGCCCTGGGACTGGTGCTTCATCGGGGCACCCGAGGACAACGTACATTCCCCGCACGAAATCGTGGATAAGCGCGACATCAGCAGTATGCTGGCATTGTATCAGGTGTTGATGCAGCAACTGTAG